The proteins below are encoded in one region of Oreochromis niloticus isolate F11D_XX linkage group LG6, O_niloticus_UMD_NMBU, whole genome shotgun sequence:
- the LOC106096819 gene encoding SLAM family member 7 isoform X1 — protein MESSMRVIVLLVVMRFSASEEVKKNLTGTVGGNITLPAPVLEKGYLLYGRTIIADVIKGEFQVFVEKYKNRLQWDRNSGLFTLTELQRNDSGIYTVDSKTGKVFTSSYKLTVYDSVPTPAVKKVSVSSESCSLLCLVDRETKLLWFKDEQRLNQSSSALSLPLTVHKQDFSSSYRCVAANPADEKTLPVHVRTTCGDTNNDTNSSTEPRNYNILIIIFCVLFVVIIILAAFVIKSKYLHKVSRKKKSTKTVNNNLNIVSAHDAQTLVMMLGEQQIRSSVSFYACRVIKSGADIVLPDK, from the exons ATGGAGTCAAGTATGAGAGTTATTGTCCTTCTCGTTG TGATGAGATTTTCTGCTTCTGAGGAAGTGAAGAAGAACCTGACGggcactgtgggaggaaacatCACTCTACCTGcacctgtgctggagaaaggaTATCTGTTATATGGAAGAACGATTATTGCTGATGTGATTAAGGGAGAATTTCAAGTATTTGTGGAAAAGTACAAGAACCGACTTCAGTGGGACAGAAACTCTGGACTCTTTACACTCACAGAGCTGCAGAGGAACGACTCAGGGATTTATACTGTCGACTCTAAAACAGGAAAAGTTTTCACATCATCATATAAGCTGACAGTGTACG ACTCTGTACCGACTCCTGCAGTGAAGAAAGTGAGTGTGAGCTCTGAGAGCTGCTCCTTACTGTGTTTAGTGGACAGAGAGACCAAACTGCTGTGGTTTAAAGACGAGCAGAGACTGAACCAGAGCAGCTCTgcgctctctctgcctctcactgTGCACAAACAGGACTTCAGCTCCTCTTACAGATGTGTGGCTGCAAACCCTGCAGACGAGAAAACTCTTCCTGTCCATGTGAGAACGACCTGTGGAGACACCAACAACGACACCAACAGCTCGACTGAACCAAGAAACT ATAACATCCTCATTATAATCTTCTGTGTCCTGTTCGTTGTGATCATCATACTTGCTGCTTTTGTCATCAAGTCAAAGTATCTTCACAAAGTATCAAG gaagaaaaaaagtacGAAAACTGTTAACAACAATCTGAATATAGTATCAGCACATGATGCTCAGACTCTGGTGATGATGTTGGGTGAACAACAAATCAGGTCATCAGTCAGTTTCTACGCCTGTCGTGTTATTAAGTCTGGAGCTGATATTGTTTTACCTGACAAATGA
- the LOC106096819 gene encoding SLAM family member 7 isoform X2 — protein sequence MESSMRVIVLLVVMRFSASEEVKKNLTGTVGGNITLPAPVLEKGYLLYGRTIIADVIKGEFQVFVEKYKNRLQWDRNSGLFTLTELQRNDSGIYTVDSKTGKVFTSSYKLTVYDSVPTPAVKKVSVSSESCSLLCLVDRETKLLWFKDEQRLNQSSSALSLPLTVHKQDFSSSYRCVAANPADEKTLPVHVRTTCGDTNNDTNSSTEPRNYNILIIIFCVLFVVIIILAAFVIKSKYLHKVSSPAAPPHTQTWSY from the exons ATGGAGTCAAGTATGAGAGTTATTGTCCTTCTCGTTG TGATGAGATTTTCTGCTTCTGAGGAAGTGAAGAAGAACCTGACGggcactgtgggaggaaacatCACTCTACCTGcacctgtgctggagaaaggaTATCTGTTATATGGAAGAACGATTATTGCTGATGTGATTAAGGGAGAATTTCAAGTATTTGTGGAAAAGTACAAGAACCGACTTCAGTGGGACAGAAACTCTGGACTCTTTACACTCACAGAGCTGCAGAGGAACGACTCAGGGATTTATACTGTCGACTCTAAAACAGGAAAAGTTTTCACATCATCATATAAGCTGACAGTGTACG ACTCTGTACCGACTCCTGCAGTGAAGAAAGTGAGTGTGAGCTCTGAGAGCTGCTCCTTACTGTGTTTAGTGGACAGAGAGACCAAACTGCTGTGGTTTAAAGACGAGCAGAGACTGAACCAGAGCAGCTCTgcgctctctctgcctctcactgTGCACAAACAGGACTTCAGCTCCTCTTACAGATGTGTGGCTGCAAACCCTGCAGACGAGAAAACTCTTCCTGTCCATGTGAGAACGACCTGTGGAGACACCAACAACGACACCAACAGCTCGACTGAACCAAGAAACT ATAACATCCTCATTATAATCTTCTGTGTCCTGTTCGTTGTGATCATCATACTTGCTGCTTTTGTCATCAAGTCAAAGTATCTTCACAAAGTATCAAG CCCAGCTGCTCCTCCTCACACACAGACCTGGTCCTACTAG